The Setaria viridis chromosome 9, Setaria_viridis_v4.0, whole genome shotgun sequence sequence AAAATAACAGTGTACTAATATGATGCTTAGTCAAGACAAGCTATGCCATGTGGAGGTTGCCATGCAAGTAATACTTCAGGCAATACTGGAATGTCACTTTGAAGTACAAAATGGTTCTATAAAAGCCAAATAGTATACTTTCTTGGCTACCCGTTATGAACAACACATGCTGGCTTTATCTTACTCTACTGCATAAACTTGTTGGAAGGGTTAATATTTAATCCAGGCGTGGACTGTAATAACTATTTAGTGATGTGTGTGTGGGCATTATTACAGTTACAGAGAATTTTTGTTATGCTGTTGTCTTGTTTTCCTAGCTATGCCATGGAATACCTAGAATTGAGTACTAACTAACCATGATTACATGTATGAGTTATTTATCACTAgcctctttattttttttctttagagcAAGTACACATTTTGCTTATGCTTGCATATGTTTTGTGCCTCTTTTTTTTCAGTCTTTACTCCCATCAACTTAAATTATCATCTACCTTCTCTAGCTTAGATTATTTTAATTAGCTAGTGTAGCACAAGTCTTCTGTGCTATAGTTCTTTTTGTATCCTAGTACTGTAGAAGATGAAACATGTAGTCTCTCCTGTGCTTTTATTTTTTGATGCAAGACTAAGCCCTAAAGCTGCTTTTCCTGTTGGAATTTTGCCATGAGAAGCTATTCTAATAACTGTTGAATCGACTTGCTGGAGTGGTATATTTGTGGGTGTTACAATTCCAGATGAATTATCGGCTTACTGTTCCTTCACTTGTCTCCAGATATATTGTATGACTCATGGTCCCCAGCGATGACGGTCAGTTCTGTCTGTATCAGCATCTTGTCTATGTTGTCAAGCTCACCGGCAAAGGTTACATGTTTTTTCTACATATTCTTCTTGAATTAGTTGACCTTGTTATCTGACTAATACACATACTGATTGCAGCAACGCCCAGCCGATAATGATCGCTATGTCAGGAACTGCCGCAACGGGAGGTCACCGAAGGAGACCAGGTGGTGGTTCCATGATGACACAGTGTGATGGGTGTTCCAATTGGCGTTTCCTTCCTGGCAGCAGCCCCCTCCAGTTGCCAGATTGCTTTACATGGGAGATGATTTAGGCTTAATTCAATCGACCCATTTGACCTGAAATTAACATGCCCCTGTGGTTGTAAATGAATGTGCATCAGCGGCAGGTCCTGCCATTGTTACCTTTGTTGATATAGAATAATGTTTGTATCTTGTCAATTTACGGAACAGACACAAAAATGCAATGCAGGTTGAACCTTTTACTTGCTGGATTTCTGAATCTGTCTACTAACCAAGAGTGGTTTATTATGTCTGCATATAGTTGGAATTAATAATTCCATAAAATATTGGTTGTATGAGTGCTATAACATTCCTGTACTTGTATCACGCAATGACGGTAAACCTTTTATATTGATATCAATGAAACGCCAGATATTTTATAGCTCATGGAATCATAGCTGTCCATTGTGTAGTAATCCTAGAATTAGTCTGCAATGCATTTCTGACTCCTAACAAATACGGCAAGTCGGCAAATAATACACGTGcacgtaaaaaaaaaaagcacgtGGACAATCACCTCCACGGTGTCGCTATAATCGCTTGCCACTCGCTCTTTTCTCCCTATTTTTTGCTATGCTTCTACATATCCGTCAAGGAAAATGTATTGGATgccctaaaaaaggaaaatgtatTGGATAGGTATTACTACTCGTTCACCATTGAATGTACATGGATACTTCTGAAGTACAAAGAAGTGAGAATGCCTCGTGCCATGGAGATTTTGTTTTCTAGGAGTGCGAGACGGCCTCTTATTAATTTACATGGGCATATAATTTCAGATACAATGCCTATCCACTACATATCATACATCTTGATGTTCTGATGTGTTACACATGCCACACAAATTCTACCACTACACCCTGCTAGGCTACTATATATACAAGGGGCTGACAATACAATGCTATGCGCCCGGGCAGGCAACAGCTGCTTCACAGTTAGAAGAGCTATATACTGAGCAATGATCGTCCTTGCCCCCAACTGTCGAAAATGGCTGCATCTTGTCCACCAAATATAGAAGATGAAAACAGCATCACCATCTACCTGCACGGTTTTACTGCTCATGGAAGTCCTCGTATGATGACCTGGAGGAATCACTTTGGTATGGGGTCGTTTCCCGCGGACTAGATGGGAGTGAATCTTGCAACGACAGACCTAAGTAGAAAACGAAAAGAAATTGTCAGTCCCACAAAGAGTGGAATTTGCACTTGTGCTCGAGTAGTGAACCAAAGTATCAGCACGGCAGAAATACCCGAGCTCTTTTGCATTCTTGGACGGAATTTCCTTCGTATGAGCTTCTTGGCCTTTGTAATTGTAAGCTGCCTCGCAAAAGGGTACTCACCATCACTCTCGCTCCATTCGTCATGATATTCATCATTATGCCCATCACCACGCATTGTCCGAATCACAAAGGCCTTTGCTTTGCGGCGTTGTGTATTGAAAAGCCCTCTAATTGAAGTCACAAATCCATCACCTGCGCCATCGCCCGTCCTCTTCAACCATGAAGCTGTTAATTGATCAGGTCTTCCATGATGATCATCATCACTGTCACTCAAGTTTAGATCATTTTCAGGAACAGCACCCTCAAGTAATTCCCTGCGGTTGCTAAACTTCTTCCCCTGCTCCAATGGAAACCATTAGTTATCCTTTCTGGTTGATATAAAGCAGTTACTGGGGAAGGGATTTTCCTCAAAACATGTGGATGCTGGTTTGACAGTAGATGAACATGATTATTCTCGATCTGTTAAACCAACCATGAAACAAAACTACCACACAGATTGGAATGATATGTTGCCAggaaattcaaacagaaaaagGGCCATGCAATTTCCATAACCCGTAACACTATCAAGTATATGACCTAAAAGGACATGAAGCAACATTGTATGTTAGGACAAGCAGCACTTCAAAGTTAAGGGGTAAGGGTAATTTCTCAGAGGCAGGCCCAGTAAAGTTGCAGAAAGAGAAAACCCACATAGAAATTAGCTGCCTTGGGAGTTGAACCCTAATTGCGTTAGAATGTCAACATTCACAGACTACTAGAGTATTGATTAGGGTATCAGACTCCAAAAGTACATCACCGAAGCCAAAACCTAACAGAACAAGTAActgcttttgagttttgacgaGTCACAGGATTCGGGTCGATGCCTCATCCCACGACCCGGGGACATTGTCTCGATTCGAGGGTCGGTTGAATAGGCTCGGTGTCCCATTCAGGGCTGGGTCATGTCCCAATTCAGCAGGGGTCGCAGCCCCAGTCATGCCCATGTGCCACCAAAAGATACTGCTGCTGCAGAGGGGTGAGAGAGTGGCGGCAGCTGCTATTCTTTGTGGGGATGATGAGCAGTTGTTTTTTTTTAGCAATCGATGATGAGCAGATGAAGGCAAGGTTAAGGGAGTGGGTTGGCAGGCGTTTCGTTGGATAATGGGCTGAGTACGCGATGTCCCAAATGTACTATTTTGTACCTTTTTCTGATATGCTTGTACAAATAAGCTTCTTTATTAGTAGCACATGTTTATCCCCTTCATGCCGCAATTTTAAGTGCCGACCCTTGACCACGTTCCTTGACCCGGTCGACCCGGGATCTTGTGACTATGGTTTTGACCAAATATAACATGTTGATAATGTAGATCTAGAATACGATGCAGCTTAACACTGTGAGCACAGATTTCATAATAATGAAATGGTGCACACCCAGAACACTTGCCTGCATTCCAGTCACTGATTTCAAAACTCCCCAGATGATGTGTTTCTTGACTCTAGAGAACAGTCGCCTCCATGTACCAGTAAATTCTGGCTTGTGGAAAGTATCCATAAGCAGCCTTAGGTCATTAATAGCAAGCCTTGATCCCTCATAGGTAACAAGAAGTTCAACCTGCAACATCAGCAACATTTAAAGTAAGAGAAACTGAAATAATTGTTATAGTACCTCTGGATGCAGCAATAAAGATTATACCTGGCTGATCTTGATGTTACGAAATTCAATCGTTTTCCGCGCTCGTGTCTTCTTTTCTTCATTAGACTTCCCAACTTTCTTTTCCTCATGAGACAGACGGCCAGACTTGGCAGGCTTAGAATCTTTCGTTTTACTTCTCCACAGATCAGTTCCCACAACAGGGTTCTCTGACACAGGATTGTTAGCATCTCCTTTTGAAGAAACAGTTGAAGAGTTCATGAGTGATACCACATCATTACTCGTGACACTTTCTGCCGCGCTTTCATCCCAAGGCCTTTCATCAAATGAAGATGACCGGCGCAACTCTTGATGCGAACCGCATACCATATTTGCTTTTATAGTATGAAGTTTCGAGACCTGCATGCAGATAAAGCATTAAGACAATTTGTTTATACTACAGTGTACTCACCAACATTAACAACCACCATCTAATTAAGACTAGATCCTTAGGTCTCAAAGTTTAAAGGAGACATTGTAATCCCTTCTCTGAAATAGACTTCTATGTAACACATCACCTCAAATTATAGACATTAACAGAACCCAATATTAATCCGTgaatcttttttatttctaacACACAGGAGAGCAATGTATCTTAGAATTATAGAAAGAGGGATCCCATGACGGGAGCTGATTGAAGTTGGGGGCTTGCGGAGACCAAGATCCTGCTCGCTATGACGAAAAGTGTGGAGGACCACAACAGATGGCTCAAACAACAGCAGGACATGACCACGACGGGTGGCAGCAGAAGAGCAGTGCCAAGTCTGAGACAGGCGAGTGTCAACAAAGGGGCCCCGCAATGGAAGGTCTTTGATGAGCAGCAGAAGGGGGTCCATGACAGATGGATCCTGATGGGGATCATGACGAATTGACTACGTGCCATGGACAGGGATGATGACGAGCTGCAGATGAACGGTACTAAGCCGTGACAGATGCGCAATCCCCATGAGTGATGAGTAGCAATGTGTGGAGGGAGCAGCGCGATGACAGAGGGTGTGGAAATGACCAGAAGGCGACACTGTCCCATGACGAGCAGGCAGGATAACTGGGCCATGATGGGCCACCaccagaaaaaaaatgcaacaacAGCTGGAGATCCGGCCGAGATGAGGCCATGTGTTGGGGATCCAGGTCAGTAAGGACCAGCAGCAATTGAAACCATGCGAAAACTACGCAAAGCGGATTGACGATGTGGTGGTTGAATCACAAACCTAGAGTTGCGATacatgtttaaaaaaaaagagttgtgATACCACATTAGGAACTATAGTGACTAGATTGGATGGCTTTATTGACCAAAACAAAGCACTCccttaaaaaaaactcaacctGCGGGGGGGTAAGACAGCCCCCGGGCTTTTTGCTAAGAGAGAAGACCTTCTCACGCAGGCTGAGAAAACCCCCGAACCTCTGCCCCACCCTTACATAGGAGCCCGTAACCCTTGTGAGACTACCACTGGGCTGGCGACCACTGCAACTATCCCAGGTAGGAGGGCCCAAACAAACCACAGCTACGACCTGGGCCGGGCCTTGACCTGTGCTTTGGTTATGGTGATAGACGAGGGGATTTTTTTAACCCAGCCTGAAATTCTCTCCCACGGGGAGTTGAACCCAGGACCTGAGGAGTGCTACTGAGACCATCTAACCAACTCAGCTAGAGGGCTGTTCGCAAACAAAGCACTCCCTTAGTTTTCAAATATACGTTTTTGAACTagctagcttgtcctaaacaccAATATATTTAAAAGTGGAGGGACTATATATGCTTAGAACAATTTGTGCATATGTATATCCCGTCTAATTATATTGTTCCAGTTGACTCACCTGTGAGTTGTCACCGTGTAAACCTTGCCAACTCGAGACACTTGTTGACATAGATACAATTGCACCTGATTTCCCAGGAAGCTCGTGTTCTTTGACAGAATAGCTGCTAGAAGAAACAGCATCGACACCAGAAGAAAGCCTTCTTGTTCTTCGAGGCCCAGTTGATGTTGAAACTCTCCAAACTTCCTTTTCTCCcaataaaaaaaacagaaataaggACTGTAGGACaaaacaatgaaaaaaatgGAAGAGGATTTGCTTGGGTGGCTTCTGGTTTCTACTTGGCTCTGTAGTGCAAGTGGAGGCAATTGGAGAAGCTCACTTTTGAGCAGCCTGTTTCAAGAGCCGCCATGTTTTCAAACACGTAGACGGTTTCTGAGACGAGCTCCTCAAAAGCAGGTTTCTCTGATTGGCTCCAAGTTAAGCAGAAGCCAGTAGAAGCACAAAACAAACAGGGCCCTGCAGCTTACCTGCCGTCGTTGTGAATCATCTTCTTCAGGAAAGAAGTAATCCCACATCATTCTATACATTGCTTCGGACAGATATATTCTCAATGGGTAGATCTCCACCTGAAAAAAACTTAAGGATTCAATATGAAAAAGAACAGAACTAGCAAAGCAAGAGTGCAGACACTAGACAGCGACACAGTTTTCAGTAGAATTGTGAAATAATTAGACCCCTAAACTGTTCAGTCTCAGCGACTGGACAAAGACAAAGGTTTCCTTTGTTACTAAATAGTCTGTTTGCATGCAAAATAACTTGATGGTCAAAGTTGGATTTCACAGATCCTGTCTGTGTCTCAGCCCACATAATTTTTATTAGCTAAAAAATTCATTGGAAGCTACTAGGGCCAAAATTTAATCATTGCATGGCAGGCACAGATCCATAAATAGACCATTTTCACTAGCTAAACCAACCTGAAAGAGCTCAAGTAGAGAATTTCCATCCTTAGGAGCACCTTGCTTGGCATCCACACGGAGCATGTTAATTCTGTAAAAGAATCCAATCAATTATTATTCAATGGAACCCCATCTTTTAAGGGGAACTCACTGTGAACCTAAGATATtacaaagaaaaagaacaatACAGCTGATAAACATGTTCCACAATCCACAGAATTTTCAACTATAATCAAATGTCCGCAGAATAGTTTGAAAAAGTGACCGCGGTAAAATGAAAATTAATTCTTACTTTCCAGGAGGCGTGTTCCAGGCAGACAATAATGTATCACATTTCGCATTGGCCATGCAATTCCTCACAACAAAGTATTTAGTTGTAAACCGAGCAACGCCTATATCTTTGTAATCCCGATCAAAATCACACACCTGCAAAATATATTCAAGTGCTATGGTTGAACCACAAATTGTTTATATTCAAAAAAACAGTTCTCCAAACCTCAAGGAAAGGTGAAGACTCATCCACAAATCATGGTAAGCCAATCGCATTTTTACCACCCATTTGAATCATTATTGTGGCTTTGCCACTAAAAAGAGACATAATTTCATATTTGCAACTAGAAGtgttggtcaaacataaaacgTTCCATTGGACTACCGGATGGGGCAAACGCCATGCACATGACACAAATGCCCCTTTTCTATTCCTCCTGGGCTCAAATGCTAGTCGTCTTCTTCGGACGGTATCCATCCCCATCATGGCCCGATTGAGCTACCAGCAGCCTCAGCATGCAGGGATCCCATTCCGCCAATTCCCCATCATCCCACCAACAGCCACGTATGTCCTCACTGACATCGGTATCACTAAGTGTGAGCAGGCGACGTCGGGCTGATCATCCACTCGCACATCTGCCCAACCTCAGCCTTTCCATAGCCCAGTCCATGCTCCTCTGGGTAGCCCAACCTCATTCAGCCCCTCCTGGTGGCGTGGTGGCTGTAGCAGGCGGCAGCAGAGGGGCATGACGCTGACGGTGAGGAGCAGCAGGATGCCTGATGGGGAGGGCCATGGGCCAGCGCAGGGATGGGGAGGTGCAGAGCCAGGGGAAAGGAAGGGTCCAGCGATGGAGATGGGTGAATCTGGCTCAGGCCATGGCGATCGGAATCAGGAATAAGAACAGAGCTCGACACATTAGATATACCACGGGTAATTTTGTCTTTTCCGCATATTATGgttttctaaaataaattttctgatttttttttgcgcCAATCAATACCTAACTTAAGTTAGAAACTAGTGGCAAATGGACCGAATTGGAGGGGGTTTCAGTGGCAATTTTGCAGTTCTTTTATGGCAAATCCCAGTTTGCGGGTCAAACAAGTAGCAAATATGCAATTTGCGCAATGAAAGCCAATAAGAAGTGAATTCACGATGAACTGAAACATTTAAACAGGCAAAAGAATAAAACAAAAGACCAGAAAAATTGCAAATAAATAGTTACTAGAAAGATTGAGCACGCACCATATCATTGATCTCAGCTTCTGCAAAAGTGTTTCCATCTGCAAGCATGCTCCATACAACCTTGCTAATTTTCATAGAAATCCGCATGGCAAAAGAAGGGgttttgttcttttctttctcatTCAAGTGTGACTGTGCAGCTTTTTGAAGTGCTTCCCTTAATGCTGAAGATGCAGATTTTCGAGATGTTTCGAGGCTTTTAAAATCCCTCTCCAGTTTGGCCACCTGATAACAGTATAATATTGATCAAACCTTGTACTTGAATAATTCTACAATCGAATAGCTCTGTTGCTCCAGAAATAAATGTTGGCAATGGCCGGGTAAGCTCCCTGAGCTTACTCCCTCACACAGCACACTCACACTCTTGctagaggtagaagaagatgAGATAGAGCACAGCACACACACTCAATTCTTCGTTACTGCTGAACTGGTTagagctgcagctgctctttCTACTTTATAGCACCAAAAGTCAATGCAGAGTACACAATACAATGAGTGAAACTACCAACTATCTATCTACCCTAGTACTACAAAGTGACAGGGCATACTGCCCTTCTCCTGATGACACTGCTGCTCTATACAGCAGTCAGTGGTCAGCTACTGGGCATGGCCCAAAAACGTGGAGCACCAACTGCTCCATTGACTTTTGCAAAAGAATGATAAGCAAAGAGTTGAGCAATTAACTAACAATAAAGTGGTGTACTGAACACTGTAGAAAATATGAAACTATTGATTTTGATACAGGCTGTACAGAGTCAAGGTTTTACCAATGAAGTTTTCCCACTGTTGATCATCCATAAATGATCATCCTTTTCTGCAGAATAACAGTGATCAGTTCCACTATCACCATTTCCAGTGAGGGACCTTCTATCATCTAGCAGTAACTTCATTTCCCTGACCCTCTGTTCGAGGTTAATTTTTGCAAGCTCCACTTCTTCTACTCCATCAGGAACCACCTCATCAGCCTCTTCTTCAATATCTTCATCATCTGATGGATACTGAAGACTGTTTTTCCTAGGCCTGTACCAGGAATTTAATTaggatgagtttagttcaaTAGGTTGtgtaaaaaaaaagggagaaatTAAAAAGGACAATGCAAGGGTAAGAGATACCATACTTGAGAAATCTACCAAACATGTAAACATGTGCTAGTAAACATGATTTAAGGTTGTCCAGTTGGAATTCTTAGACTAGGCCTTATCCCTGCTACTTACATATTTGCAATGCTGGCATGGGGATCAGTTGTATCTTCACTAATCAGGATAATAAAGGTCCAATTTACACTCCCCAGCATGATACATGTGCTGGCATCTAGGATTCAAAAGACCAATACCCAGAACTGGTAAATCAACAATGTGGGCACACATTGGCACAGTTCTGTAAACAAGAGATGTCTCATCCGGTTGGACTGTCACAATCAGTCTTTCGTCTGGGACTCTCCATCAACCATCGCGAGGACAGCTGGGCACAAATGTGGCACCCAGGGTTCAAGCCTTGGATGGGTGGCACTTCTACTGGGTGCTCTACCATTGAGCTACACACTCATCCACAAGAATGCTAATTCTGATCCATTGAACAATTTATAAATGCTTGTCCAAAGGAAATACATGCTCACATGAAACCAAGCATGTCTAGTTTACCACCAAATCTACTCCTGCATTCTAGATGACAAAAGTTTAAACAATGCCTGCTGGAAGCATGTTGATTCCAAAACTGTACTTTAGTACTGATATTAACCCTACGAAGAAATATTCATATTCTAGTAAATATTATTTATTGAGCTGGAAAATAACATAAACCATTGGACCAAACTGTGAAGGGAACAAATATGAGAAAACAATAAAAATCATTAAACTACAAGAAGTCTCACTTGGGAAGTGTTGCCAGTAGAAGATTTCTAAGCACGTCAAACATAACTTGAAATTGGCGTGAAGTCATTGTTGCAGTAATATCTGGAGAATTAAAGCATAGCTCCTTTAATGGCTTAACCTGGATCACAGAATATGAAATTAATTAACCATCACAATaaaattatttcatgtaaataaTTTAGTTTCCCAAAGTACATCCCGTACAAACTCATAGGTATCAGGGTCTAACTTACTCTCAAGTCTGCAGTTCCACCTTTGTGTCTAGTGTAACGGAAGTACATTTGACAAGGCATAAATACTCTCTCTAACAAGGCACCTGTGCGCTTCAATTTCTCAGAGCTACCTAGAATCCGCGGAAGCCACTGCAGGCCAGCACCAGGGTCTACATCAGTGGGGGCCACATGAGCTTGGACATCTTTAAGCATCACTGAGACTTCATTTTTATTCCAGGTCATTTCAGGCAACTCAAGAATATGTAGACTGCTTGTACCCAATGCTTCCTCTAGCATTTCTTTGCCAACATGAACAACGGAATGAAATGAACGTGCCAACACACGACCACTGGCTGCAGCAAGTAGAAACCTTCCCTGGTACATACAGAATTTAGAATTAGTTCCGTATATGGTTAAGTTTTCAACTCCCAATCTAAAAAatattcagttttttttttgggacagTTTACGAGTGGTGTTACCCTTTTTGGCAACCATGATCATTGTGGCTTTTATGGCAATAAAAATGTAGCCAGTAAAACAGATGAAGCCGAAACCAGTTATTGTTTTTTTTGTTAACATGGAAAAGTGACTCATGAAACAAGTCTACAGGTGAAAACAGAATCAAGGTTAAGGTTAAACATTGGACTGttctctaattttgaaatctCAAAATAATTGGAAAGCATGATGTAAATCACCTAGACAAACTTACGGCATACATAACAAACTAATTCATAATTGAAATTCACGAAGTGAGAACAAAAGAAGCACTTGTTATTTCCAAAATAACTTACATTTGCCTCTTCAGAGTGTAGGTTGAATTGGGGTGTGTAAACATTAACCATATACTGGGGTGTCCCTCCCTTATCCGAATCATCAAAAATGTCAAGCTTCACTGCATTGAGAGTACAAGCTCAAGGTCAAATAACAAAGCTCACAATAATTTAAATTAATTTGGACAATGTTTAGCTTTCAGTGGACTAAGACAGAAGTAAGATGACCACAACTTGCAGCTTGCGGTGCAGCATAAAAAACATCACTAAAATAAGAATGCCATCCTTATCAGAGGAGTAATTGGCTTTACTATGAAACGGGGAAGATGAACCTGAAGCATCCACATGTCGCACTGATCCAGAACCCGCATGTATGGAAGAGCTGGCATCTTGCACCAATTTAGAGCCCTCAGCATTCCTTTTGTCAATCATCTTTCTTTGTGCATATTGTCGTGAAGGAGAGGGTTTCGGAGGCTCAAATGCTTTGGAAATTCCTCCAGCATATGACCAAACTGCATCTCGGTTCTCAAGAGTCCATAAAATCTTAAGGCCATAAACAAATACTCTTTGGCAATTGTCTGCAAGCACCACATTAaaatcgtcgtcgtcgtcgctagGCTCAGATAAAGTGTGGTCACTTTCACTGTCATCCTCAAACTCAGACCTAACATATGTTATCTCAAGACTCCTACCAGTATCCTGCCATCCTATAAGTCTTTCAGGATCTGCCTTACGAGTTTGCCTTCTTATCGTGAAATAATCCGCAGATAAGAGGAAGCCGTCCTCATGTTTTTCTTGGAAATTGCCCATGTTACATCTGTCATGAACAAATTTGCCCCGTTGGACAGTAGTCCTTACTTTGGATGCGTTCTCACCTGAAGACGGGTTGCTATCTCGCATCAGATAAACCTCTGGCCTGTGAAGATCCAGACCACGATAAACAAGGTCCAGCGATTCACGCTTACAATCAAATGTGTACTGCTGTTTACCTCGACTGTAACATAACTCATACTTCAAATTTGACATCTTCAACGTCAAGCCACGAGCAGGGTCATCCAGAGTTAAAGTTGCATGCCTTATGCAACAGGGAGTAGCATCAACACGGAAAAAGAATTCAACCATAACTTTGTCCAGCGAGAGGTTACCGGATCTAGCAGCCCGAGGAATTCCAAAACGACGCCATCTAGAGAAAGAACGAAGTTTGTGAGGGGGGCTGTAATTTAAGCTCCACCACTTGAAAACCCAAGCAAGATCATGAGCTCCCAGGTTCATGGTAGGGAATTCATCATCAGCTGTTTTGCAAGAACTGCCAGATGTGGTCCCACGGAGCATTGAGTTATTTCCATAAAAGGGGGATGATGGGCCATTACCACACTGAGATTGCAATGGTCTAAGGGAGAAGTTCCACCTAAGAGAGAGAGAAGTAGATCGAAATGGATCATAAACTTTCCTCCGTGGCTCCCCCTCAACAGGGAGGGCATGTAAATAATGATTCAATGGATTCCCAGATTCACACTGCCAATCCATAACCACATTTAGGGAGAATAAAGGAGCATATATAAAAGGTATGGGGCTGGGCACACCAGGTGGATATTTTAACCTGCAGTTCTTCGTAATACTTTCTAAGCTGCTGATGTACATCTTGAATTCTTTCGCAGAAACATCCACATGACCATCAGTTTGCTGGATCTCCATGTATTCAGAAACAATTTGGAGTTTTTCAATGTCCTCATAAGGATTGGTTGTCCCCAGGAATTTCCATTTGGTCTCATTAAAATACAAAACTATCTTTCCATGCAAGTAGTATCTCATGTCATCCCACCATGGTAAGCTGCGCTCCTTTTTAGGTGGTTGGACTGCTGGACCAGAACTAGCCCTGGTGCTAAGATTAACTCTCCGCAGGGCTACTTGAAATGCATAACTTATATCAGCAAAAGATGGCTCATAACCAACTCCAAAAGATATCTCTCCCTTCTGGAAATAAATAGGTAAATTAGAGTACATTTTCATTGCTGGTGTAGTACCACTGGCAGAACGTAGCATCGTGACCTTTTGCCATCTTCCAATATATACATCTTGGTGTATTTGGGGTTGAAAACATGTTGCCTGAAAGTACTCGCAGTgagaaagaaaaacaaggaTGGACAAGCATCTAAAATAACATGTTCTTTATAAATAACTCAAATTTAAAAATTTAGATAACCTAAGTTTTTTTCTCATCGGTAACCAACGTTGAATGAACACAAACAGATTCTAAAATGAATGTTCATACGAATCTGAGTTATCAAAGTATTCGATTTTTAACAGTTACAGGCAAACAGTACAAGCACAGAA is a genomic window containing:
- the LOC117840780 gene encoding protein SABRE isoform X2 translates to MASSPVKFFSVFLAVSVVGWVVFTFAARLLAWFLSRVLSASVGFRVAGFNCLRDVTIKFHKGTIESVSIGEIKLSFRKSLVKLSFSFISKDPKLQLLINDLEIVTRSSQNKKIRKSARPRSTGKGKWLVTSSMARLLSVSVTDLIIKVPKGAVDIKELTLDTLKVAGPNHILGVKLHLLPLNVHFGDLSLTTDPMGSCNLHDAFQSDQASVSNSEKCLAPFVCEDLLVTCDFGHEKEKGIKIINLELKCGHVIANIDERLFRKKHTIPEYNTVSSNTGDAIMDTSSIKHTSKSKSVLPALKKQMLTFPDKVTFSVPKLDVKFRHLHEGLSVDNNITGIQFTCAKSLPQDDLEEATPHFDVQIDLSEIHLVREGTSSLLEILKVVANTSLDVPVDPFLPVRAEIDAKLGGTQCNVMLIRLMPWMRLLSLRTKGMKPSKGDSNQEISQKKEFKPILWTCTVAAPETAVMLYNIDGLALYHACSQSSHLFANNIASKGIQVHAELGELLVHMEEEYREFLKDNRFGVDTYSGSLMHIARVSLDWGYRESDVQDMIETSRHALVLSIDISDIEVKFGYKHLESLLLNLISFRTLFKSLRPSAGSVKEKKLERRGEKKTKGVKILKLSLQKFSISYCGDANIVNMPIDDPKRVNYGSQGGQVIVSVSADGTPRRASITSVLPGSNRLLQFSASLVISHLSMCIDKERKTTEVELERVKTIYEELPEDHSSGVKVTLLDMQNAKIVRRSSGSTELAVCSLFGATEINLRWEPDAHLALFETFLRFKHFLNLNKLHKSEKLINTEVANIKANEKDNMTAGSIKPQKSNRKGSIFAIDVDVLRVSAELADGVEANMHVQSIFTENAKIGVLSEGLSLTFNGARVLKSTRIQISCIPFSNGSLLDAKVDPSSKRDWVVQGHDVHICMPYRLPLRAIEDAVEDMIRALKLVSSAKRSILCPDGKEKSKKVNSGTSKVGSVKFVLRELTADIEEEPIQGWLDQHYRAMRDRVCELGVRLKFLEEAVSGNVDPNNRSSEKKILYDGVEVCTHDTAAIQRLQEEIHKQAFRSYYVACQDMAPAEGSGACSEGFQAGFKPSSKRASLLSLSASELDVTLTRIDGGEIEMVEFIKGLDPVCQELNIPFSRLYGSDVSVLAGSLVVKLRDYTSPLFSSLSAKCQGRIVLAQQATCFQPQIHQDVYIGRWQKVTMLRSASGTTPAMKMYSNLPIYFQKGEISFGVGYEPSFADISYAFQVALRRVNLSTRASSGPAVQPPKKERSLPWWDDMRYYLHGKIVLYFNETKWKFLGTTNPYEDIEKLQIVSEYMEIQQTDGHVDVSAKEFKMYISSLESITKNCRLKYPPGVPSPIPFIYAPLFSLNVVMDWQCESGNPLNHYLHALPVEGEPRRKVYDPFRSTSLSLRWNFSLRPLQSQCGNGPSSPFYGNNSMLRGTTSGSSCKTADDEFPTMNLGAHDLAWVFKWWSLNYSPPHKLRSFSRWRRFGIPRAARSGNLSLDKVMVEFFFRVDATPCCIRHATLTLDDPARGLTLKMSNLKYELCYSRGKQQYTFDCKRESLDLVYRGLDLHRPEVYLMRDSNPSSGENASKVRTTVQRGKFVHDRCNMGNFQEKHEDGFLLSADYFTIRRQTRKADPERLIGWQDTGRSLEITYVRSEFEDDSESDHTLSEPSDDDDDFNVVLADNCQRVFVYGLKILWTLENRDAVWSYAGGISKAFEPPKPSPSRQYAQRKMIDKRNAEGSKLVQDASSSIHAGSGSVRHVDASVKLDIFDDSDKGGTPQYMVNVYTPQFNLHSEEANGRFLLAAASGRVLARSFHSVVHVGKEMLEEALGTSSLHILELPEMTWNKNEVSVMLKDVQAHVAPTDVDPGAGLQWLPRILGSSEKLKRTGALLERVFMPCQMYFRYTRHKGGTADLRVKPLKELCFNSPDITATMTSRQFQVMFDVLRNLLLATLPKPRKNSLQYPSDDEDIEEEADEVVPDGVEEVELAKINLEQRVREMKLLLDDRRSLTGNGDSGTDHCYSAEKDDHLWMINSGKTSLVAKLERDFKSLETSRKSASSALREALQKAAQSHLNEKEKNKTPSFAMRISMKISKVVWSMLADGNTFAEAEINDMVCDFDRDYKDIGVARFTTKYFVVRNCMANAKCDTLLSAWNTPPGKINMLRVDAKQGAPKDGNSLLELFQVEIYPLRIYLSEAMYRMMWDYFFPEEDDSQRRQEVWRVSTSTGPRRTRRLSSGVDAVSSSSYSVKEHELPGKSGAIVSMSTSVSSWQGLHGDNSQVSKLHTIKANMVCGSHQELRRSSSFDERPWDESAAESVTSNDVVSLMNSSTVSSKGDANNPVSENPVVGTDLWRSKTKDSKPAKSGRLSHEEKKVGKSNEEKKTRARKTIEFRNIKISQVELLVTYEGSRLAINDLRLLMDTFHKPEFTGTWRRLFSRVKKHIIWGVLKSVTGMQGKKFSNRRELLEGAVPENDLNLSDSDDDHHGRPDQLTASWLKRTGDGAGDGFVTSIRGLFNTQRRKAKAFVIRTMRGDGHNDEYHDEWSESDGEYPFARQLTITKAKKLIRRKFRPRMQKSSGLSLQDSLPSSPRETTPYQSDSSRSSYEDFHEQ